From a region of the Tenggerimyces flavus genome:
- a CDS encoding YciI family protein, whose protein sequence is MKYMIMIVLNPAAMDGLSRAENEELMGKFEPFLAGLRESGELVGTQALAMPDQTAVVQVRNGSVVQTDGPYLESKEFLAGYYLVDTATKERAIEIASQVPDAHLNTLEVRPVIHSTGIDL, encoded by the coding sequence ATGAAGTACATGATCATGATCGTGCTCAACCCGGCCGCGATGGACGGGCTCTCCAGGGCGGAGAACGAGGAGCTGATGGGCAAGTTCGAGCCGTTCCTGGCCGGGCTCCGCGAGTCCGGCGAGCTCGTCGGCACCCAGGCGCTCGCGATGCCCGACCAGACCGCCGTCGTGCAGGTACGCAACGGCTCCGTCGTGCAGACCGACGGCCCGTACCTGGAGTCGAAGGAGTTCCTCGCCGGCTACTACCTCGTCGACACCGCGACGAAGGAACGCGCCATCGAGATCGCGAGCCAGGTCCCGGACGCGCACCTCAACACGCTCGAGGTGCGGCCGGTCATCCACTCGACAGGCATCGATCTCTAA
- a CDS encoding NUDIX hydrolase — protein MNTEVLAAGAVVWRRTAMGEVEVALIHRPKYDDWSFPKGKLKPGESLAAAAVREVHEETTIAIRLGVPLPPVSYPLSNGTRKVVHYWAGLPVSTSSFVASEEVDRREFVPLGHARRRLTHAHDAALLDAFSPLVTTPLVVLRHAKASARVEWPGADVDRPLSPVGEEQALRLVELFASYGISRVVSSDALRCLETVRPYASSLGLSIETEPAFSEDASLAVTRERASILLDSVRPTLVCSHRPVLPTLFETLGIEPVALPPASLVVIHRAGRTNVATELHEA, from the coding sequence GTGAACACCGAGGTTCTCGCCGCCGGCGCGGTGGTGTGGCGCCGTACCGCGATGGGGGAGGTCGAGGTCGCCCTCATCCATCGGCCGAAGTACGACGACTGGTCGTTCCCGAAGGGGAAGCTCAAACCCGGCGAGTCGCTGGCCGCCGCGGCTGTGCGCGAGGTGCACGAGGAGACGACGATCGCCATCCGGCTCGGCGTGCCGTTGCCTCCGGTGTCGTACCCGTTGTCGAACGGGACGCGCAAGGTCGTGCACTACTGGGCGGGGCTGCCGGTCTCGACGTCCTCGTTCGTGGCGTCGGAGGAGGTGGACCGGCGGGAGTTCGTTCCGCTGGGTCATGCACGCCGGCGGCTCACCCATGCGCACGACGCCGCTTTGCTGGACGCCTTCTCGCCGTTGGTCACGACGCCGCTGGTGGTCCTGCGGCACGCGAAGGCCTCGGCGCGGGTGGAGTGGCCCGGGGCGGATGTCGACCGCCCGCTGTCTCCTGTGGGTGAGGAGCAGGCTCTTCGGTTGGTCGAGCTGTTTGCCTCGTACGGGATTTCGCGCGTGGTGTCGTCCGATGCGCTGCGCTGCCTGGAGACCGTCCGGCCGTACGCGTCGTCCCTCGGGCTTTCGATCGAAACCGAGCCGGCCTTCTCCGAGGACGCCTCTTTGGCAGTGACGCGCGAACGGGCCTCGATTCTGCTCGACTCCGTCCGCCCGACGCTGGTCTGCAGCCACCGCCCGGTGTTGCCGACCCTCTTCGAGACGCTGGGCATCGAACCGGTCGCCCTGCCCCCCGCCTCGCTAGTCGTCATCCACCGCGCCGGCCGCACGAACGTCGCTACCGAGCTGCACGAGGCTTGA
- the pstC gene encoding phosphate ABC transporter permease subunit PstC, which produces MTATTGQQSPKDLAPDPTGKKKVVRIGDRVFSFSATAAGSLILIVLAAVAIFLVQQGWPAMTAPIEELQEVPGFTYSNILAYAGPLAFGTLLAALIALVIATPIAVGIALFISHYAPRRLASGLGYVVDLLAAIPSVVYGLWGGLWLMPQIFPFFEWLAKYFGWIPIFAGPAASPPRTILLAGVVLAVMILPIITAVSREVFLQTPKLHEEAALALGATRWEMIRMAVIPFGRSGVISAAMLGLGRALGETMAVAMVLSPGFLYSFFLLKAGQQQSIAANIALKFPEANALGVAVLIFSGLVLFVITLAVNMLARWIISRRKEFSGAN; this is translated from the coding sequence GTGACGGCAACCACCGGTCAGCAATCTCCCAAGGACTTAGCTCCGGATCCGACCGGCAAGAAGAAGGTCGTACGGATCGGTGACCGGGTCTTCTCGTTCAGCGCCACCGCCGCTGGCTCGCTGATCCTCATCGTCCTGGCCGCGGTCGCGATCTTCCTGGTCCAGCAGGGCTGGCCGGCGATGACGGCTCCGATCGAGGAGCTCCAGGAAGTTCCCGGCTTCACGTACAGCAACATCCTCGCGTACGCCGGACCGCTGGCCTTCGGAACGCTCCTCGCTGCGCTCATCGCCCTCGTGATCGCCACCCCGATCGCGGTGGGCATCGCGCTGTTCATCTCGCACTACGCGCCCCGCCGGCTCGCCTCGGGCCTCGGCTACGTGGTCGACCTGCTCGCCGCCATCCCCAGCGTCGTGTACGGCCTGTGGGGTGGCCTCTGGCTGATGCCGCAGATCTTCCCGTTCTTCGAGTGGCTGGCGAAGTACTTCGGCTGGATCCCGATCTTCGCGGGTCCCGCCGCGAGCCCGCCGCGCACGATCCTGCTCGCCGGCGTCGTCCTCGCGGTGATGATCCTGCCGATCATCACGGCCGTCTCGCGGGAGGTCTTCCTGCAGACGCCGAAGCTGCACGAGGAAGCCGCGCTCGCCCTCGGCGCCACCCGGTGGGAGATGATCCGCATGGCGGTCATCCCGTTCGGCCGGTCCGGCGTCATCAGCGCCGCGATGCTCGGCCTCGGCCGCGCGCTCGGCGAGACGATGGCGGTCGCGATGGTGCTCTCCCCCGGCTTCCTGTACTCGTTCTTCCTGCTCAAGGCTGGCCAGCAGCAGTCGATCGCCGCGAACATCGCCCTGAAGTTCCCGGAGGCGAACGCGCTGGGTGTCGCCGTCCTGATCTTCAGCGGTCTGGTGCTGTTCGTGATCACGCTCGCGGTCAACATGCTCGCCCGGTGGATCATCAGCCGGCGCAAGGAATTCTCGGGGGCCAACTGA
- a CDS encoding TetR/AcrR family transcriptional regulator translates to MPEQQPVRKRQRALSADEIVRVAVRLARSDGVEAVSMRRIGEELGASPMAVYRHVTDREDLLIRMLDALASRVDKPVTEGAPRERIARMMWTMHDGFRDDPWVVRVLAHEGLASPRILPMIEAVFQALTDAGFDPATSRSIYNLLFQFLYGETLMSHFDRLSTYSRRMVEAADAATYPALIAAVGTERHETPEYFEANLTRVLDGIFGRDVENVDQAPTDR, encoded by the coding sequence GTGCCCGAGCAGCAGCCGGTCCGGAAGCGCCAACGTGCGCTGAGCGCCGACGAGATCGTTCGCGTCGCCGTCCGCCTCGCGCGGTCCGACGGCGTCGAGGCGGTCAGCATGCGCCGCATCGGCGAGGAGCTCGGCGCCTCGCCGATGGCGGTGTACCGGCACGTCACGGACCGCGAGGACCTGCTGATCCGTATGCTCGACGCCCTCGCCAGCCGTGTCGACAAGCCCGTCACCGAGGGCGCGCCCCGCGAGCGCATCGCGCGGATGATGTGGACGATGCACGACGGGTTCCGCGACGATCCCTGGGTCGTCCGCGTCCTCGCCCACGAAGGCCTGGCCAGCCCGCGCATCCTCCCGATGATCGAGGCCGTCTTCCAGGCCCTCACCGACGCCGGCTTCGACCCGGCGACGTCGCGGTCGATCTACAACCTGCTGTTTCAGTTCCTCTACGGCGAGACGCTGATGTCGCACTTCGACCGGCTGAGCACGTACAGCCGCCGCATGGTCGAGGCGGCCGATGCCGCCACGTACCCCGCCCTGATAGCCGCGGTCGGGACCGAACGGCACGAGACGCCGGAGTACTTCGAGGCGAACCTCACCCGCGTCCTCGACGGAATCTTTGGCCGCGATGTCGAGAACGTCGACCAGGCTCCGACCGATCGATGA
- a CDS encoding RNA degradosome polyphosphate kinase: protein MFTRQCDDDVVSTEQLVNASRSEFDVEPPYDVRADDLPEGRFLDRELSWLRFNTRVLELAEDPNLPLLERVRFLAIFATNLDEFFMVRVAGLKRRMAAGVAVRAASGMLPREVLEAIWARTKELMTRHADCFHSQVVPLLEKEGVEILRWDELEESHKERLHKLFSDRVFPVLTPLAVDPAHPFPYISGLSINLAVVVMNPQTQTEHFARVKVPPILPRFVPVEDQRFVPLEDVIAAHLDQLFPGMQVLQHHTFRVTRNEDLEVEEDDAENLLQALERELLRRRFGPPVRLEVVEDIDPHVLELLVSELGVNEAEVCRLPGPLDLSGVHAIADLDRAELKYPAFVPATHRDLADVESAHPPDVFAAVRQKEVLLHHPYDSFSTSVQRFIEQAAADPNVLAIKQTLYRTNHESPIVDALVDAAEDGKQVLVVVEIKARFDEEANIRWARQLEQSGCHVVYGFIGLKTHSKLSLVIRDEPDGLRRYAHIGTGNYNPKTARLYEDFGLLSSDRALGEDFTDLFNHLSGYSRTTDYRRLLTAPRSIRAGLIERIEREVEHHKAGRPARIRFKLNAIVDEAIIDALYRASRAGVPIDLLIRGICALQPGLSGLSETIRVRSILGRFLEHSRVFGFENGGEPELWIGSADLMHRNLDRRVEALARLEQADHVEELTKLLDIAFDAGTAAWHLGQDAEWTRRHLDENGNPLRDLQELLITANLRRR from the coding sequence ATGTTCACCAGGCAGTGCGACGATGACGTGGTGAGTACCGAGCAGCTGGTGAACGCGAGCAGGTCGGAGTTCGACGTCGAGCCTCCGTACGACGTCCGTGCCGACGACCTGCCCGAAGGGCGTTTCCTCGACCGCGAGCTGTCCTGGCTCCGGTTCAACACGCGCGTGCTCGAGCTGGCCGAGGACCCCAATCTTCCGCTGCTCGAACGCGTGCGGTTTCTCGCGATCTTCGCCACCAACCTCGACGAGTTCTTCATGGTCCGGGTCGCCGGCCTGAAGCGCCGCATGGCCGCGGGCGTCGCCGTTCGCGCCGCTTCCGGCATGCTCCCGCGCGAGGTGCTCGAGGCGATCTGGGCGCGCACCAAGGAGCTGATGACCCGGCACGCCGACTGCTTCCACAGCCAGGTCGTGCCGCTGCTCGAGAAGGAGGGCGTCGAGATCCTCCGCTGGGACGAGCTCGAGGAGTCCCACAAGGAACGCCTGCACAAGCTGTTCAGCGACCGCGTCTTCCCGGTGCTCACCCCGCTCGCGGTCGACCCCGCGCACCCGTTCCCGTACATCTCCGGCCTGAGCATCAACCTCGCGGTCGTCGTGATGAACCCGCAGACCCAGACCGAGCACTTCGCCCGGGTCAAGGTGCCGCCGATCCTGCCGCGGTTCGTCCCCGTCGAGGACCAGCGTTTCGTCCCGCTCGAGGACGTGATCGCCGCGCACCTCGACCAGCTGTTCCCGGGCATGCAGGTGTTGCAGCACCACACGTTCCGCGTCACCCGCAACGAGGACCTCGAGGTCGAGGAGGACGACGCCGAGAACCTCCTCCAGGCGTTGGAGCGCGAGCTGCTCCGGCGCCGCTTCGGTCCCCCGGTCCGGCTCGAGGTCGTCGAGGACATCGACCCGCACGTGCTCGAGCTGCTGGTCTCCGAGCTCGGCGTGAACGAGGCCGAGGTCTGCCGGCTGCCCGGCCCGCTCGACCTGTCCGGCGTGCACGCGATCGCCGACCTGGACCGCGCGGAGCTCAAATACCCCGCGTTCGTTCCCGCGACCCACCGCGACCTGGCCGACGTGGAGAGCGCGCATCCGCCGGACGTGTTCGCCGCGGTACGGCAGAAAGAAGTACTGCTGCACCACCCGTACGACTCGTTCTCCACCAGCGTGCAGCGCTTCATCGAGCAGGCCGCGGCCGACCCGAACGTGCTCGCGATCAAGCAGACGCTCTACCGGACGAACCACGAGTCGCCGATCGTCGACGCGCTGGTCGACGCCGCCGAGGACGGCAAGCAGGTCCTCGTGGTCGTCGAGATCAAGGCGCGCTTCGACGAGGAGGCCAACATCCGGTGGGCCCGGCAGCTGGAGCAGTCCGGCTGCCACGTCGTATACGGCTTCATCGGGCTGAAGACACACAGCAAGCTGAGCCTCGTCATCCGCGACGAGCCCGACGGGCTGCGCCGGTACGCCCACATCGGCACCGGCAACTACAACCCGAAGACGGCGCGGCTGTACGAGGACTTCGGGCTGCTGAGCTCCGACCGCGCGCTCGGCGAGGACTTCACCGACCTGTTCAACCACCTGTCGGGCTACTCGCGGACGACCGACTACCGCCGGCTGCTCACCGCTCCGCGCTCGATCCGGGCCGGGCTGATCGAGCGGATCGAACGCGAGGTCGAGCACCACAAGGCCGGCCGCCCGGCACGGATCCGGTTCAAGCTGAACGCGATCGTCGACGAGGCGATCATCGACGCGCTGTATCGAGCCTCGCGCGCCGGCGTACCGATCGACCTGCTCATTCGCGGCATCTGCGCACTGCAGCCGGGGCTGTCGGGGCTGTCCGAGACGATCCGCGTACGCAGCATCCTGGGCCGCTTCCTGGAGCACTCCCGCGTGTTTGGCTTCGAGAACGGCGGGGAGCCTGAACTGTGGATCGGGTCGGCCGACCTGATGCACCGCAACCTGGACCGCCGGGTGGAGGCGCTGGCTCGGCTCGAGCAGGCCGACCACGTCGAGGAGCTGACGAAGCTGCTGGACATCGCGTTCGACGCCGGCACCGCCGCGTGGCACCTTGGGCAGGACGCCGAGTGGACCCGGCGGCACCTGGACGAGAACGGGAACCCCCTGCGCGACCTGCAGGAGCTCCTGATCACCGCCAACTTGCGACGCCGCTAG
- a CDS encoding SRPBCC family protein translates to MEQTLGVVTETDGGYQLAFERTFKHPPAKVWRALTDPGELRNWFPAVVDFDVTVGAKLTFAPTDKQRAKFGLTDADAAQGELIAADPPKLLEYTWGEDRLRWQLHDTADGGCRLEFTQTCPERDSAIVQGAGWHVGFEQIEALLDGTTPAYDPFERATELAATYVQAHTP, encoded by the coding sequence ATGGAACAGACTCTGGGCGTCGTGACCGAGACCGATGGCGGGTACCAGCTGGCGTTCGAGCGCACGTTCAAGCATCCGCCGGCCAAGGTCTGGCGCGCGCTCACCGATCCTGGCGAGCTCAGGAACTGGTTCCCCGCGGTCGTCGACTTCGACGTCACCGTCGGCGCCAAGCTCACGTTCGCGCCGACCGACAAGCAGCGCGCGAAGTTCGGGCTCACCGACGCCGACGCGGCGCAGGGTGAGCTGATCGCGGCCGATCCGCCGAAGCTGCTCGAGTACACCTGGGGCGAGGACCGCCTCCGCTGGCAGCTCCACGACACCGCCGACGGCGGCTGCCGGCTCGAGTTCACCCAGACCTGTCCCGAGCGCGACTCCGCGATCGTCCAGGGCGCCGGGTGGCATGTCGGGTTCGAGCAGATCGAGGCACTGCTCGACGGCACGACGCCCGCGTATGACCCGTTCGAGCGCGCCACCGAGCTGGCGGCCACGTACGTCCAAGCCCACACGCCATGA
- a CDS encoding phosphate ABC transporter substrate-binding protein PstS, whose translation MRYGRVAAVLVAGALALAACGNDPTGPGSDSSASPDSTSTGGGNGGGDLKGNLALGGATSQESAMQAWIAGFQSANPDVTVSYDPTGSGGGRTGFLEGSFAFAGSDSAMDDKEKATSKERCGGTEAIHLPVYISPIAVIYNLPEAPDLQLSPATIAKIFNNKITKWNDAAIAADNAGKTLPDTAISPVHRSDESGTTDNFTDYLKATSAADWPHEPDGEWPIQGGQSAQGTSGVVQTVQGGQGTIGYADASKAGSLGKVKVKVGSEWVAPTPEGAAAVVDASPKVEGTPEHDYEIELDRKTTQSGAYPVVLVSYEVACLNYPKAEEGDLVKAFLGYIASADGQKAAADAAGSAPVSSKLEADLKGAVDAITSGA comes from the coding sequence ATGCGGTACGGACGCGTCGCGGCCGTCCTCGTCGCTGGCGCGCTCGCGCTTGCGGCGTGCGGCAACGACCCCACTGGTCCGGGTAGCGACAGCAGCGCCTCCCCCGACAGCACAAGCACCGGCGGTGGCAACGGCGGCGGTGACCTCAAGGGCAACCTCGCGCTCGGCGGTGCCACGTCGCAGGAGTCCGCGATGCAGGCGTGGATCGCGGGCTTCCAGTCGGCCAACCCCGACGTCACGGTGAGCTACGACCCGACGGGCTCCGGCGGTGGCCGTACCGGCTTCCTCGAGGGCTCGTTCGCGTTCGCCGGCTCCGACTCGGCGATGGACGACAAGGAGAAGGCGACCTCCAAGGAGCGCTGCGGCGGCACCGAGGCCATCCACCTCCCGGTCTACATCAGCCCGATCGCCGTCATCTACAACCTGCCGGAGGCCCCCGACCTCCAGCTGTCCCCGGCGACGATCGCCAAGATCTTCAACAACAAGATCACCAAGTGGAACGACGCCGCGATCGCGGCCGACAACGCCGGCAAGACGCTGCCGGACACGGCGATCAGCCCGGTGCACCGTTCCGACGAGTCCGGTACGACGGACAACTTCACCGACTACCTGAAGGCGACCTCGGCGGCCGACTGGCCGCACGAGCCGGACGGTGAGTGGCCGATCCAGGGTGGCCAGTCGGCGCAGGGCACCTCCGGTGTCGTGCAGACCGTCCAGGGTGGCCAGGGCACCATCGGCTACGCGGACGCTTCCAAGGCCGGCTCGCTCGGCAAGGTCAAGGTCAAGGTCGGCTCGGAGTGGGTCGCCCCGACGCCCGAGGGTGCCGCGGCCGTCGTCGACGCTTCGCCGAAGGTCGAGGGCACGCCCGAGCACGACTACGAGATCGAGCTCGACCGCAAGACGACCCAGTCCGGCGCCTACCCGGTCGTTCTGGTCTCGTACGAGGTTGCCTGCCTGAACTACCCCAAGGCTGAGGAGGGCGACCTGGTCAAGGCGTTCCTCGGCTACATTGCCAGCGCCGACGGCCAGAAGGCGGCCGCTGACGCCGCCGGTTCGGCTCCGGTCTCCAGCAAGCTCGAGGCCGACCTCAAGGGTGCTGTCGACGCCATCACCAGCGGCGCCTGA
- a CDS encoding MFS transporter: protein MTAAVTKGRGLGFALAAVLVTFSAQQLLTPLLAPLARELGLSEFQLGLVVTIAAAALTVMSPVWGRAVDTIGPRAVLLSGVGLAALGLAGFAAAVEWGLGGENRAGWTFAGMLLTRSLLFGAGIAAAPVVGVALAASSTTDEASRTKSVSLVGAAQGLSFVLGPLAGGALATVSVLLPLWISPSVLVVLFVVLAVALKPAPLAQKVVGEARARISPFDRRLLPILAVGFVVYLGLSMMIVIGFLVADRLRLDSEQTAGAVGIAFFVTGVVLVLTQGVVVPRLGWHVLRLLRVGVPIALVGFVVIAVGGQLWSITVGMALLAAGVGLAIPGYTTAATLVARPHEQGAVSGLVSANIGLTFMVGPVVGTGLYEVAPIAPLLVGAVLCVLAATYLYLAPSARRIGARAEDPADAVP, encoded by the coding sequence GTGACCGCTGCTGTGACCAAGGGCCGCGGGCTGGGCTTCGCGCTCGCCGCGGTCCTCGTCACGTTCTCCGCTCAGCAGCTGCTCACCCCCCTGCTCGCCCCGTTGGCGCGGGAGCTGGGGCTGAGCGAGTTTCAGCTCGGTCTCGTGGTGACGATCGCCGCGGCGGCGCTGACGGTGATGAGCCCGGTGTGGGGCCGGGCGGTGGACACGATCGGTCCGCGCGCCGTGCTGCTTTCTGGCGTGGGTCTCGCCGCGCTCGGTCTCGCGGGGTTCGCCGCGGCGGTGGAGTGGGGGTTGGGTGGGGAGAACCGCGCGGGGTGGACGTTCGCGGGGATGCTGCTGACGCGCAGCCTGCTGTTCGGCGCCGGCATCGCCGCCGCTCCCGTCGTGGGGGTGGCGCTGGCGGCGTCTTCGACTACGGACGAAGCGAGTCGGACGAAGTCGGTCAGCCTGGTCGGTGCCGCGCAGGGACTGTCGTTCGTCCTCGGCCCGCTGGCCGGCGGCGCGCTCGCGACGGTGTCCGTGCTGCTGCCGTTGTGGATCTCGCCTTCGGTGCTGGTGGTTCTGTTCGTCGTGCTGGCCGTCGCACTCAAGCCGGCGCCGCTTGCGCAGAAGGTTGTCGGGGAGGCGCGGGCGAGGATCAGCCCGTTCGACCGGCGGCTGCTGCCGATCCTGGCGGTGGGGTTCGTGGTCTACCTCGGGTTGTCGATGATGATCGTGATCGGCTTCCTGGTCGCGGACCGGCTCCGGCTGGACTCCGAGCAGACGGCTGGCGCGGTGGGCATCGCGTTCTTCGTGACGGGCGTCGTCCTCGTTCTCACGCAGGGCGTCGTGGTCCCGCGCCTCGGATGGCACGTGCTGCGGCTGCTTCGGGTCGGCGTACCCATCGCGTTGGTCGGGTTCGTCGTGATCGCGGTCGGCGGCCAGCTCTGGTCGATCACCGTCGGCATGGCGCTGCTCGCGGCTGGCGTCGGGCTCGCGATCCCCGGCTACACAACGGCGGCGACGCTGGTCGCGCGGCCGCACGAGCAGGGCGCGGTGTCGGGTCTGGTGTCGGCGAACATCGGCCTCACGTTCATGGTCGGCCCCGTCGTCGGGACGGGCTTGTACGAGGTCGCGCCGATCGCCCCCTTGCTGGTCGGCGCCGTGCTGTGCGTCCTCGCCGCCACGTACCTGTACCTCGCCCCCTCCGCCCGCCGCATCGGCGCCCGCGCCGAGGATCCGGCGGATGCCGTCCCCTGA
- a CDS encoding DMP19 family protein, protein MVEAIERELFDRVWSLACAADAGVGLAGDDGLRAVLAFHGLTMNGGLSHSCSVGADLAPAAIAALRAYGLIELADVVAEAVALSDDPEQEERVEELDDTYNELLPTDQHLVDAAFTYWRHHRAAFAEPGNSRPLRPRPGSA, encoded by the coding sequence ATGGTCGAGGCGATTGAGCGGGAGCTCTTCGATCGAGTGTGGAGCCTCGCCTGCGCGGCCGACGCTGGCGTGGGTTTGGCCGGCGACGACGGGTTGCGGGCTGTGCTGGCGTTCCACGGGCTGACGATGAACGGCGGCCTGTCGCACAGCTGCTCGGTCGGCGCCGACCTCGCCCCTGCCGCGATCGCCGCGCTCCGGGCGTACGGCCTCATCGAGCTGGCCGACGTCGTGGCCGAGGCCGTGGCTCTGTCGGACGATCCGGAGCAGGAGGAACGCGTCGAGGAGTTGGACGACACGTACAACGAGCTCCTGCCCACCGACCAACACCTCGTCGACGCCGCCTTCACCTACTGGCGCCACCACCGCGCCGCCTTCGCGGAGCCTGGCAACTCCAGGCCGCTGCGGCCTCGACCCGGATCGGCATGA
- a CDS encoding CYTH and CHAD domain-containing protein — protein MAQSRNGSPEIVREKEYKFRVHGQYHLPDLSLLVTVADGGTVVLDATYYDTADLRLAREGASLRMRTGGSDEGWHLKLKVADESGAGVRDEIRLPLSGKRGAAPPDQLLSLVAVLTAGLPVEPRARLRTERAIRILSNGAGIELAELTDDRVNVLEEGAVAAQFRELELELRPDADEKTLDQVCRLLVDEGAVAGGFTSKAARALGGRASSPPEVPAPEPVSEKSPARSLLQYQLATYVRALRSEDIRVRLDLPDSVHQFRVSIRRLRSVLRVFRPLLDTSWSEPLREELQFVASLFGPVRDTEVQLARLESHAASALPAESAEDVQRFLRRRLGAELSEAREQALSLLGGSRYLKLHEALVEAVRAPRTKDDAERSSRKVLPPLVEDAWKKLSSAVSKLSLEDPDEVWHAARIKAKRARYAADACAPALGKPAKQLGSQLSSVTDVLGEHQDSVVAASTLSRLALSGRVPSATAYWLGVLHERELGLTAAARASFAAVWQEASKRKYREWVHGGS, from the coding sequence ATGGCGCAAAGCCGGAACGGCTCGCCCGAGATCGTGCGCGAGAAGGAGTACAAGTTCCGCGTCCACGGGCAGTACCACCTTCCCGACCTGTCCTTGCTGGTCACCGTTGCCGACGGCGGCACGGTCGTGCTCGACGCGACGTACTACGACACCGCGGACCTCCGGCTCGCCCGCGAGGGCGCGAGCCTGCGGATGCGGACCGGCGGCTCGGACGAGGGCTGGCACCTGAAGCTCAAGGTCGCCGACGAGTCGGGCGCGGGCGTCCGGGACGAGATCCGGCTGCCGCTGTCGGGGAAGCGCGGCGCCGCGCCGCCGGACCAGCTGCTCTCGCTGGTGGCTGTCTTGACCGCTGGGCTTCCGGTCGAGCCGCGGGCGCGGCTGCGGACCGAGCGGGCGATCCGGATCCTGTCGAACGGCGCCGGCATCGAGCTGGCCGAGCTCACCGACGACCGGGTGAACGTGCTCGAAGAGGGTGCGGTGGCTGCTCAGTTCCGCGAGCTGGAGCTGGAGCTGCGGCCGGACGCCGACGAGAAGACGCTCGACCAGGTGTGCCGGCTGCTGGTCGACGAGGGCGCTGTCGCTGGTGGGTTCACCTCGAAGGCCGCGCGAGCTTTGGGTGGTCGCGCCTCTTCGCCGCCCGAGGTGCCCGCACCGGAGCCGGTGTCGGAGAAGTCGCCGGCGCGGTCGTTGTTGCAGTACCAGCTGGCGACGTACGTACGCGCGCTGCGCTCGGAGGACATCCGGGTGCGGCTGGATCTGCCGGACTCGGTGCACCAGTTCCGAGTCTCGATCCGGCGGCTGCGTTCGGTGCTGCGGGTCTTCCGGCCGCTGCTCGACACGTCGTGGAGCGAGCCGCTGCGGGAGGAGCTGCAGTTCGTCGCGTCTCTGTTCGGGCCCGTCCGGGACACGGAGGTGCAGCTGGCGCGGCTCGAGTCGCATGCTGCTTCGGCGTTGCCCGCGGAGTCGGCTGAGGACGTACAACGGTTCCTGCGGCGGAGGCTCGGGGCGGAGCTTTCTGAGGCTCGTGAGCAGGCTTTGTCGTTGCTGGGCGGGTCGCGTTATCTCAAGCTGCACGAGGCTTTGGTCGAGGCGGTGCGTGCGCCGCGGACGAAGGACGATGCCGAGCGCTCGTCGCGCAAGGTGCTGCCGCCGCTGGTCGAGGACGCTTGGAAGAAGCTGTCGTCGGCCGTGTCGAAGCTGTCGCTCGAGGATCCGGACGAGGTGTGGCATGCGGCGCGGATCAAGGCGAAGCGGGCTCGTTATGCCGCCGACGCCTGCGCGCCGGCGTTGGGGAAGCCGGCGAAGCAGCTGGGGAGCCAGCTGTCGTCGGTGACCGACGTGTTGGGTGAGCATCAGGACTCGGTGGTCGCTGCCTCGACGCTGTCGCGGTTGGCGTTATCGGGCCGGGTGCCGTCCGCGACGGCGTACTGGCTCGGGGTGCTGCACGAGCGCGAGCTCGGGCTGACGGCTGCCGCTCGGGCGTCCTTCGCCGCGGTGTGGCAGGAGGCCAGCAAGCGCAAGTACCGCGAGTGGGTGCACGGCGGATCGTGA